The following is a genomic window from Pseudomonas lurida.
CGGGTTTATCCTGCGCCGAGGGGCCGCCACGGCTATCCCGGTGGTCGGCCAGGCCCTGGCAGCGGCGATGCTGCTGGTGAGTGGGGTGCGCGCGTTTTCAGGCCCGGCCTATTCGATTACCACCCTGGCAGTGCTGGTGATTGGCGTGATTCGCCAGCGGATGGAGCGTGAGGCGCTGAATCAGGAGATGGACCTGGTGGTGCAAGTGGTCGAAACGTTCGACCTGCCGCGTGAGACGGTGATGCGCACGGTCGCGCCCGACTGATAAGCTGCGCCTCTGTCGAGTGTGTTTGCCTGGGATCCCGCGTGAAATTCAGCCTGCCAAAAATTGCTACCGCCCCGTTTTGCCCGCCGGAAGTGGCCGGCTCCGTTGCCGTGGATCCCAAGGCTTCGTTCTTCAAGCGCGTGCTGATGTTCGCCGGCCCGGGCCTGTTGATTTCCATCGGTTACATGGACCCTGGCAACTGGGCCACGGCCATCGAGGCGGGCTCTCGCTACGGTTACAGCCTGTTGTTCGTGGTGCTGCTCGCCAGCCTGGCGGGGATGGCGGTGCAGTGCCTGTGCTCGCGGCTGGGCATTGCCACCGGCAAGGACCTGGCGCAACTGTGCCGCGAGCGTTATAGCAAGCGGTCGGCACGCACTCAGTGGCTACTCGCGGAAATCTCCATCATTGCCACCGACCTTGCCGAGGTGCTCGGCTGTGCCCTGGCATTTCACTTGCTGCTGGGTGTGTCGCTGACCACCGGGATTGTCATCACCGCCTTCGATACCTTGCTGATCCTGGCCCTGCAGAACCGGGGGTTCCGCCGTCTGGAAGCGATCATGCTGGCCCTGGTGGCGACCATTGGCGTGTGTTTCTTTATCGAACTGGTCCTGATCAAGCCTTACTGGCCGGACGTGTTCAGCGGCTTCACGCCATCCCTCTCGGCCATCAGCGACGCTGCGCCGCTGTACCTGGCCATCGGGATTCTCGGGGCCACGGTGATGCCTCATAACCTCTACCTGCACAGCTCCATTGTGCAAACCCGCCTGATCGGCAAGGACCTCGCCAGCAAACAGGACGCGGTCAAGCTGGCACGCATCGACACCATCGGTTCACTGGCCCTGGCCCTGCTGGTCAACGCCGCGATCCTGGTGCTGGCAGCTGCAGCCTTCCACAAGACCGGCCACACGGATGTGGTCGAAATCCAGGACGCCTACCACCTGCTCGACCCCCTGGTGGGGGGCGCGTTCGCCAGCATCCTGTTCGGTATCGCGTTGCTGGCCTCCGGGCAAAGCTCCACCTTTACCGGCACCATCGCCGGGCAGGTGATCATGGAGGGCTACCTCAACCTGCGTATTCCCTGCTGGCAAAGGCGCCTGATCACCCGTGGGCTGGCGTTGATCCCGGCGTTTCTGGGGGTATGGCTGATGGG
Proteins encoded in this region:
- a CDS encoding Nramp family divalent metal transporter, whose amino-acid sequence is MKFSLPKIATAPFCPPEVAGSVAVDPKASFFKRVLMFAGPGLLISIGYMDPGNWATAIEAGSRYGYSLLFVVLLASLAGMAVQCLCSRLGIATGKDLAQLCRERYSKRSARTQWLLAEISIIATDLAEVLGCALAFHLLLGVSLTTGIVITAFDTLLILALQNRGFRRLEAIMLALVATIGVCFFIELVLIKPYWPDVFSGFTPSLSAISDAAPLYLAIGILGATVMPHNLYLHSSIVQTRLIGKDLASKQDAVKLARIDTIGSLALALLVNAAILVLAAAAFHKTGHTDVVEIQDAYHLLDPLVGGAFASILFGIALLASGQSSTFTGTIAGQVIMEGYLNLRIPCWQRRLITRGLALIPAFLGVWLMGDDAIGKLLILSQVVLSLQLPFALYPLIRMTGDKQLMGPFVNRLPTRLLAWFLFAVISGANAWLIGQWVFD